A region of Streptomyces deccanensis DNA encodes the following proteins:
- a CDS encoding IclR family transcriptional regulator domain-containing protein, translating to MRGIGVLLRLSEADGALSLSGLERATGLARSTVDRITATLAHMGYLRLDGRDAVLAPRLMELGNAYLSALRLPRLLDAHADALADELDESVSLAVGDGDGIRFIHQATRRRAMSLSFRIGDLLPSERTAPGPLFATEWEEPEWARWRERRAADPYDHRFPAVPPRTDGPSDEDFEERTREARLTGWALDDQLIEPGLVAIALPVRDVRGLADLRGAPLPGRRAAGDVRPSDAGIACVASVVSHTSRHTAASLRDTLLPRLRATVDAMERELREAPEPEGRHTPSDLAVWTGASKQELGQGFIESLARGLTVLTAFEEGRAALTLSEVAQATGLARATARRALITLEHLGYVTARDRTFSPTPRVLALGFPPLSRTTLSRIAQPHLADLAGRIHDSTALAVLVGEDIQFLASVPVGRIMSASVTVGTRLPAAATSVGRVVLADLPPGERTLHPRRLTARTTTDPADLTAILEQVHRAGYALVDEELEEGLRSLAVPVRDRTGRVVAAVSVAMHTARRTPEQCLAEVLPDLRDAAARVEADLWVAGRFARIPSA from the coding sequence ATGCGCGGGATCGGCGTACTGCTGCGGCTCAGTGAGGCGGACGGAGCGCTGAGCCTGAGCGGGCTGGAGCGGGCCACCGGTCTGGCGCGCTCCACGGTGGACCGGATCACCGCGACCCTCGCCCACATGGGCTACCTGCGTCTGGACGGCAGGGACGCGGTCCTCGCCCCACGGCTCATGGAACTGGGCAACGCCTACCTCTCGGCGCTGCGGCTGCCCCGCCTGCTCGACGCCCACGCCGACGCCCTCGCGGACGAACTCGACGAGTCGGTGTCCCTCGCGGTGGGCGACGGCGACGGCATCCGCTTCATCCACCAGGCCACCCGCCGCCGGGCGATGTCGTTGAGCTTCCGCATCGGAGACCTGCTGCCCTCCGAACGAACCGCGCCCGGCCCGCTGTTCGCGACCGAGTGGGAGGAGCCGGAGTGGGCGCGGTGGCGCGAACGCCGGGCGGCCGACCCGTACGACCACCGGTTTCCGGCCGTGCCGCCGCGCACGGACGGGCCGTCCGACGAGGACTTCGAGGAGCGCACCCGCGAGGCACGCCTGACGGGCTGGGCCCTGGACGACCAGCTCATCGAACCCGGCCTGGTCGCGATCGCCCTGCCGGTCCGGGACGTACGGGGTCTCGCGGATCTGCGCGGCGCCCCGCTCCCCGGACGGCGGGCGGCGGGTGACGTGCGCCCCTCGGACGCCGGCATCGCCTGTGTCGCCAGTGTCGTGAGCCATACCAGTCGGCACACGGCGGCCTCGCTCCGCGACACGCTGCTGCCGCGGCTGCGGGCGACGGTGGACGCGATGGAACGGGAGTTGCGGGAAGCACCCGAGCCCGAGGGCCGGCACACCCCTTCGGATCTCGCCGTGTGGACGGGTGCCTCCAAGCAGGAACTGGGACAGGGCTTCATCGAGTCGCTGGCCCGGGGGCTGACCGTGCTGACCGCTTTCGAGGAGGGCAGGGCCGCACTGACGCTCAGCGAGGTGGCGCAGGCCACCGGACTGGCGCGGGCCACCGCGCGCCGGGCCCTGATCACCCTGGAGCACCTCGGGTACGTCACCGCACGCGACCGCACGTTCAGCCCCACCCCGCGCGTCCTCGCGCTGGGCTTCCCTCCCCTGTCCCGTACGACCCTGTCCCGCATCGCCCAGCCGCATCTCGCCGACCTCGCCGGACGGATCCACGACTCGACGGCGCTGGCGGTGCTCGTCGGTGAGGACATCCAGTTCTTGGCCAGTGTCCCCGTCGGCCGGATCATGAGCGCGAGCGTCACAGTGGGTACTCGCCTTCCGGCGGCCGCGACCTCGGTGGGCCGCGTCGTCCTGGCGGACCTCCCACCCGGCGAACGCACGCTGCACCCGCGCAGGCTCACCGCGCGCACGACCACGGACCCGGCCGATCTGACGGCGATCCTGGAGCAGGTCCACCGGGCGGGCTACGCGTTGGTGGACGAGGAACTGGAGGAGGGGCTGCGGTCCCTCGCGGTCCCGGTGCGCGACCGTACGGGCCGGGTCGTCGCGGCGGTGAGCGTGGCGATGCACACCGCCCGGCGGACCCCCGAGCAGTGCCTGGCCGAGGTCCTCCCGGACCTGCGCGACGCCGCGGCCCGCGTCGAGGCGGATCTGTGGGTCGCGGGGCGTTTCGCTCGCATCCCCTCGGCGTGA
- a CDS encoding ABC transporter ATP-binding protein → MLDVRNLQKIYTGRNRNVEALRNLTFHIGAGELVCLVGPSGCGKTTLLKCMSGLLAPTSGEVTLDGRPVTGPPDGMAVVFQEYGRSLFAWMNVRDNVALPLRRKKLGKARERELVDHALDVVGLADAHQAYPWQLSGGMQQRVAIARAVAFEPKVLLMDEPFAAVDAQTRAELEDLIRRLWHDLGVTVLFVTHDIDEAVYLGQRTIILSTSPTVVQEDLTIDLPDARDQLHTRSSTRFAELRAHVYEQIQRAKHHNGDTDPPVADRGGDRALQKTES, encoded by the coding sequence ATGCTCGACGTACGCAACCTGCAGAAGATCTACACCGGACGGAACCGCAACGTCGAGGCACTGCGGAACCTGACGTTTCACATCGGCGCCGGCGAACTCGTGTGCCTGGTCGGTCCGTCCGGCTGCGGCAAGACCACCCTGCTGAAGTGCATGTCGGGCCTCCTCGCCCCGACCAGCGGCGAAGTGACCCTGGACGGCCGCCCGGTCACCGGCCCCCCGGACGGCATGGCGGTGGTCTTCCAGGAGTACGGCCGCTCCCTGTTCGCCTGGATGAACGTACGCGACAACGTCGCCCTGCCCCTGCGCCGCAAGAAACTCGGCAAGGCCCGCGAGCGGGAACTGGTCGACCACGCCCTGGACGTGGTGGGGCTCGCCGACGCCCACCAGGCCTACCCCTGGCAGCTGTCCGGCGGCATGCAACAGCGCGTGGCCATCGCCCGAGCCGTCGCCTTCGAACCGAAGGTGCTCCTCATGGACGAGCCCTTCGCCGCCGTCGACGCGCAGACCCGCGCCGAACTGGAGGACCTCATCCGGCGGTTGTGGCACGACCTGGGCGTCACCGTCCTGTTCGTCACCCACGACATCGACGAAGCCGTCTACCTCGGCCAGCGCACCATCATCCTGTCCACCTCCCCCACCGTGGTGCAGGAGGACCTGACCATCGATCTCCCCGACGCACGCGACCAGTTGCACACCCGCTCCAGCACCCGCTTCGCCGAGCTGCGCGCCCACGTCTACGAGCAGATCCAGCGGGCCAAACACCACAACGGCGACACGGACCCGCCGGTCGCCGACCGCGGTGGTGACCGCGCCCTGCAGAAGACGGAGTCGTAA
- a CDS encoding IclR family transcriptional regulator domain-containing protein, producing MDDKEHGRYFVRSLERGIAVIRAFSADTRELTLAEIARATGMSRAAARRFVLTLADLGYLAVATDGRHFRPTARVLEMGFAYLSSLSLAEIALPHLEQLVAEVQESSSAAVLDGDDVVYVSRVPTRRIMSVSINIGTRLPAHATSLGRVLLADLDDERLRTYLDRASLRPLTARTLTCRETLLTELERVRAQGWCLVDQELEEGVISIGAPVRNEAGQAVAGVNLATHVRRGDAHWVRETLLPPLLDTVARIETELHITG from the coding sequence ATGGACGACAAGGAACACGGGCGGTACTTCGTGCGGTCGCTGGAGCGGGGTATCGCCGTCATCCGTGCCTTCAGCGCCGACACCCGGGAGCTGACCCTCGCGGAGATCGCCAGGGCGACCGGCATGAGCCGCGCCGCCGCCCGGCGCTTCGTGCTCACCCTGGCCGATCTCGGGTACCTGGCCGTGGCCACCGACGGCCGGCACTTCCGTCCGACCGCCCGGGTCCTGGAAATGGGTTTCGCCTACCTGTCCAGTCTGTCCCTGGCGGAGATCGCCCTGCCCCACCTCGAACAGCTGGTCGCCGAGGTCCAGGAGTCCTCGTCGGCGGCGGTGCTCGACGGGGACGACGTGGTGTACGTCAGCCGCGTGCCCACCCGGCGCATCATGTCCGTGTCCATCAACATCGGCACCCGCCTGCCCGCCCACGCCACCTCCCTGGGCCGGGTCCTGCTCGCCGACCTCGACGACGAACGGCTGCGGACCTACCTCGACAGGGCGTCCCTGCGACCGCTCACCGCCCGCACCCTCACCTGCCGCGAGACGCTCCTCACGGAACTGGAGCGGGTACGGGCGCAGGGCTGGTGCCTGGTGGACCAGGAACTCGAAGAGGGCGTGATCTCGATCGGCGCGCCCGTCCGCAACGAGGCGGGGCAGGCGGTGGCCGGCGTCAACCTCGCCACCCACGTCCGACGGGGAGACGCCCACTGGGTACGCGAGACCCTGCTGCCCCCGCTCCTGGACACCGTCGCCCGCATCGAGACGGAGCTGCACATCACCGGCTAG
- a CDS encoding ABC transporter substrate-binding protein → MRRRVLGLAVAVLTVVGAAGCGSSSSTAGSPSTDGGKTTEVKVGIIPIVDVAPLYLGQKKGFFSSRGIELKMEAAQGGAAIIPGVVSGQFQFGFSNVTSLMIAQTKGVPLKSVVNGAASTGDVEKDISGVAVKKDSAIKSAKELAGKTVAVNTLQNVGDTTVREVVRKDGGDPSKVKFVEMPFDQMPAALDGGQVDAAWMGEPALTIAKGQGARVIASPFAETDPNLTIATYFASSKLVQENPDLVKKFTEAVSESLKYASEHPDEARQVITTYTKIDGAVLKDLTLPTWPAEYDMASLQKLAQLGEQDGIFGGKKPDLDALFS, encoded by the coding sequence ATGCGAAGGCGCGTTCTAGGGCTTGCTGTAGCGGTGTTGACGGTCGTGGGAGCGGCCGGGTGTGGATCTTCGTCGTCCACGGCCGGCTCCCCGTCGACGGACGGCGGCAAGACCACCGAGGTCAAGGTCGGGATCATTCCGATCGTCGACGTGGCACCGCTGTACCTGGGGCAGAAGAAGGGGTTCTTCAGCAGCCGTGGCATCGAGCTGAAGATGGAGGCCGCTCAGGGTGGCGCCGCCATCATCCCCGGAGTGGTCAGCGGTCAGTTCCAGTTCGGGTTCAGCAACGTCACCTCGCTGATGATCGCGCAGACCAAGGGCGTACCGCTCAAGTCCGTGGTGAACGGGGCCGCCTCCACCGGAGACGTCGAGAAGGACATCAGCGGGGTGGCCGTCAAGAAGGACAGCGCGATCAAGTCGGCCAAGGAACTGGCCGGCAAGACGGTGGCGGTCAACACGCTGCAGAACGTCGGCGACACCACCGTTCGTGAGGTGGTGCGCAAGGACGGCGGCGACCCCTCGAAGGTCAAGTTCGTCGAGATGCCGTTCGATCAGATGCCGGCCGCGCTGGACGGCGGTCAGGTCGACGCCGCGTGGATGGGTGAGCCCGCGCTGACCATAGCCAAGGGCCAGGGCGCCCGAGTCATCGCGTCGCCGTTCGCCGAGACGGACCCGAACCTGACCATCGCGACGTACTTCGCCTCCTCCAAGCTGGTGCAGGAGAACCCCGACCTGGTGAAGAAGTTCACCGAGGCGGTGAGCGAGTCGCTGAAGTACGCCTCCGAGCACCCGGACGAGGCGCGCCAGGTCATCACCACTTACACCAAGATCGACGGCGCGGTGCTGAAGGACCTGACGCTGCCGACCTGGCCGGCCGAGTACGACATGGCCTCCCTGCAGAAGCTGGCCCAACTCGGTGAGCAGGACGGCATCTTCGGCGGCAAGAAGCCCGATCTGGACGCGCTGTTCTCATGA
- a CDS encoding ABC transporter ATP-binding protein, which produces MNDRHNELRVEGLSKSYGHEAPVLRGLDLTVPGGALAAVLGPSGCGKTTLLRVVAGFLRADAGTVALGGRTVIGPGVQLPPERRHIGIVPQEGALFPHLSVARNVAFGLTGRDRSERSRRTEEMLDLVGLSGYGHRMPHELSGGQQQRIALARALAPRPALVLLDEPFNALDSALRAGVRADVRAALRATGATALLVTHDQQEALSTADLVAVVRQGRVAQCDTPQDLYRRPADPWVAGFVGDAVLVPGTVVDGGSAATTPLGTVALAAPADGRRTGTVVLRPEQLRLADTGAAGTVRATVTDVCFYGHDAKVAVAVEGLDRPVDVRVTGTVPVRPGEQTAIHVTGEATLHP; this is translated from the coding sequence ATGAACGACCGTCACAACGAGCTCCGCGTCGAGGGGCTGTCCAAGTCCTACGGTCACGAGGCGCCGGTCCTGCGAGGGCTGGACCTCACCGTGCCGGGCGGTGCGCTCGCGGCCGTGCTCGGGCCCTCCGGCTGCGGCAAGACCACCCTGCTGCGCGTCGTCGCCGGGTTCCTGCGCGCCGACGCGGGCACGGTCGCGCTCGGCGGGCGCACGGTGATCGGCCCGGGTGTGCAACTGCCGCCGGAACGGCGGCACATCGGCATCGTGCCGCAGGAGGGTGCCCTCTTCCCGCACCTGAGCGTCGCCCGCAACGTGGCCTTCGGCCTCACCGGACGCGACCGGAGCGAGCGGAGCCGCCGGACCGAGGAGATGCTCGACCTCGTCGGACTCTCGGGATACGGCCACCGGATGCCGCACGAGCTGTCCGGTGGACAGCAGCAACGCATCGCCCTGGCCAGGGCGCTCGCGCCACGACCCGCGCTCGTCCTGCTCGACGAACCGTTCAACGCCCTCGACAGCGCCCTGCGCGCCGGGGTCCGGGCGGACGTCCGGGCCGCGCTGCGGGCCACCGGGGCCACGGCGCTGCTGGTCACCCACGACCAGCAGGAGGCACTGTCCACCGCCGACCTCGTAGCCGTCGTACGGCAGGGTCGCGTCGCGCAGTGCGACACCCCGCAGGACCTCTACCGGCGCCCCGCCGACCCCTGGGTCGCCGGGTTCGTGGGCGACGCCGTCCTGGTGCCCGGCACGGTCGTCGACGGCGGCTCCGCGGCCACCACCCCGCTGGGCACCGTGGCGCTGGCCGCGCCGGCCGACGGGCGGCGCACCGGCACGGTCGTGCTGCGCCCCGAGCAGTTGCGCCTCGCCGACACCGGCGCGGCCGGGACCGTGCGGGCCACGGTGACCGACGTCTGCTTCTACGGCCACGACGCCAAGGTCGCCGTGGCCGTCGAGGGGCTCGACCGTCCGGTGGACGTCCGTGTCACGGGTACGGTGCCGGTCCGCCCCGGTGAGCAGACCGCGATCCACGTCACCGGCGAGGCCACGCTCCATCCCTAG
- a CDS encoding ABC transporter permease: protein MSVLTLARRTGLVLGLPGVLFAVWWFATAGSTDFYIPPLSTVLGKFGEVWTGERLMSDVVPSLVRLLTGYLLAVAVGVGLGLVVGMHRRVRDVLEPVLELFRAIPPPVLVPVIMLFAGIGDTMKVIVIVSGCMWPILLNTVEGVRAVDEVLSDTCRSYGITGPSRLWHLVLRSASPQIVTGMRQALSIAIILMVISEMFAASNGLGFAIVQFQRSFAIPEMWSGVLLLGLLGFALSLLFRVAENRVLAWYHGLRRAQRNP from the coding sequence ATGAGCGTCCTCACACTGGCCCGAAGGACCGGACTCGTCCTCGGCCTGCCCGGGGTCCTGTTCGCCGTGTGGTGGTTCGCCACCGCCGGCAGCACCGACTTCTACATCCCCCCGCTCTCCACCGTCCTCGGCAAGTTCGGCGAGGTGTGGACCGGTGAACGGCTGATGTCGGACGTCGTCCCCAGCCTGGTCCGACTGCTCACCGGCTATCTCCTCGCCGTGGCCGTCGGTGTGGGACTCGGCCTCGTGGTCGGTATGCACCGGCGCGTGCGCGACGTCCTGGAGCCGGTCCTGGAACTGTTCCGGGCCATCCCACCCCCGGTGCTCGTGCCCGTCATCATGCTGTTCGCGGGCATCGGCGACACCATGAAGGTGATCGTCATCGTCAGCGGCTGCATGTGGCCGATCCTGCTCAACACCGTCGAGGGCGTCCGCGCGGTCGACGAGGTGCTCAGCGACACCTGCCGCTCCTACGGCATCACCGGCCCCTCCCGACTGTGGCACCTGGTGCTGCGCTCGGCCAGCCCGCAGATCGTCACCGGCATGCGGCAGGCCCTGTCCATCGCGATCATCCTCATGGTCATCAGCGAGATGTTCGCCGCCAGCAACGGGCTCGGCTTCGCCATCGTGCAGTTCCAACGCTCCTTCGCCATCCCCGAGATGTGGAGCGGCGTCCTGCTGCTCGGCCTGCTCGGATTCGCCCTCTCCCTGCTCTTCCGCGTCGCCGAGAACCGGGTCCTGGCCTGGTACCACGGCCTGCGCCGGGCCCAGCGCAACCCCTGA
- a CDS encoding ABC transporter permease, protein MTTTQTTTRPAGAPAPAGRRRVRAYLKAPSDRDRRPPLVLLVPACVAALFALLPLGYLAVRALERGPQYAWDVVADERTLQLLGRSLGLTAVVVAACLVLGVSLAWLTVRTALPGARAWSVLATLPLAVPSYVAAFVWLAAVPGASGFGGAALALTLVSFPYVHLPVAAALRGIDPAQEEAARSLGHGAVRAFLRVTLPQLRPAAAGGALLVALYVLSDFGAVSLMRYDTFTRAVHTSYRASFDRTPAAALSVVLVVMTVALVAAEARTRGRAGHARTGGGTARPAAPVPLGRWRIPALAWCAAVAAVAVAFPLSTLGYWLTVGTSATWDVGDLVGTASTTLGVAAAGAALTTVLALPVGVIAARYRGRGARLLEQAAYAGHALPGITVALSLVFFAVRYAYPLYQRLPLLVCAYAVLFLPVTVAATRAAVLQAPRVLEDVARSLGRSPLRVLREVTVPLAAPGVAAGAALTFVVCMKELPATLLLRPTGMDTLATRLWTETGAGSFAAAAPYAATLILLAAVPSYLLGRHRT, encoded by the coding sequence GTGACCACGACACAAACCACGACACGCCCGGCCGGAGCACCCGCCCCGGCCGGGCGGCGGCGCGTCCGCGCGTACCTCAAGGCCCCCTCGGACCGGGACCGTAGACCCCCGCTCGTCCTGCTCGTCCCCGCCTGTGTCGCCGCCCTGTTCGCCCTGCTGCCGCTCGGCTACCTCGCCGTCCGCGCCCTGGAACGGGGACCGCAGTACGCCTGGGACGTCGTCGCCGACGAGCGCACCCTGCAACTCCTCGGCCGGAGCCTCGGCTTGACGGCCGTCGTGGTGGCGGCCTGCCTGGTCCTCGGCGTCTCGCTGGCCTGGCTGACCGTGCGCACCGCCCTGCCCGGGGCGCGTGCCTGGTCGGTGCTGGCCACGCTGCCGCTCGCCGTGCCCAGCTATGTCGCCGCCTTCGTATGGCTCGCCGCCGTGCCGGGGGCCTCGGGGTTCGGCGGGGCGGCGCTCGCGCTGACCCTGGTGAGCTTTCCGTACGTCCACCTGCCGGTCGCCGCCGCGCTGCGCGGCATCGACCCGGCGCAGGAGGAGGCCGCGCGCTCCCTCGGCCACGGCGCCGTACGCGCCTTCCTGCGGGTCACGCTGCCGCAACTGCGCCCGGCGGCCGCGGGCGGCGCGCTGCTCGTCGCGCTGTACGTGCTCTCCGACTTCGGCGCGGTCTCCCTCATGCGCTACGACACCTTCACCCGGGCCGTCCACACCTCTTACCGCGCCTCCTTCGACCGCACGCCGGCCGCCGCGCTCAGCGTCGTGCTGGTGGTGATGACGGTGGCGCTGGTCGCGGCCGAGGCCCGCACCCGGGGGCGCGCGGGCCACGCCAGGACCGGCGGCGGCACCGCGCGCCCGGCCGCCCCGGTCCCGTTGGGACGCTGGCGGATCCCCGCCCTCGCCTGGTGCGCGGCTGTCGCGGCGGTCGCCGTGGCCTTCCCGCTGAGCACCCTCGGCTACTGGCTGACGGTCGGCACGTCAGCCACCTGGGACGTCGGCGACCTGGTGGGGACGGCCTCGACCACGCTCGGGGTCGCGGCGGCGGGCGCCGCCCTCACGACCGTGCTGGCGCTGCCCGTCGGAGTGATCGCCGCACGGTACCGAGGACGCGGAGCCCGGCTGCTGGAGCAGGCCGCCTACGCCGGCCACGCGCTGCCCGGCATCACCGTCGCGCTGTCCCTCGTCTTCTTCGCGGTGCGCTACGCCTATCCGCTCTACCAGCGGCTCCCCCTGCTGGTCTGCGCCTACGCCGTCCTCTTCCTGCCCGTCACGGTGGCCGCCACCCGAGCCGCCGTCCTGCAGGCGCCCCGCGTGCTGGAGGACGTGGCGCGTTCGCTGGGCAGGTCGCCCCTGCGCGTGCTGCGCGAGGTGACCGTGCCCCTGGCGGCACCGGGTGTGGCGGCCGGCGCCGCGCTCACCTTCGTGGTCTGCATGAAGGAGCTGCCGGCGACGCTGCTGCTGCGCCCGACCGGCATGGACACGCTGGCCACCCGGCTGTGGACCGAGACCGGGGCCGGTTCCTTCGCCGCCGCGGCGCCCTACGCGGCCACCCTGATCCTGCTCGCCGCCGTCCCCTCCTACCTCCTGGGCAGGCACCGCACATGA
- a CDS encoding iron ABC transporter substrate-binding protein, translated as MRRPLAGRITALLAAGLLLPALASCGSDDDKGGSAKSGDSTLVIYSGRNEKLVEPILDKLEKAVGTKVEVRYGDSAELAAQILEEGDRTKAGLFFSQDAGALGALSKEGVLEQLPPSTLDEVDEAYRGGDGDWVGLSGRVRVIAYNPDQVDEDEVPDSVHDVVKPEWKDKVGFAPTNASFQAFVTGMRALEGDDATRRWLEDLKANGAKTYAHNLATLDAIEAGEVSLGLVNHYYWYERVAEKGEDKVNAKLHFLPGKDPGALINVAGVGILKDGGQSEAAQKAVDFLLSKEAQTYFADTTKEYPLAAGVTSTVEGLPPFDSLQSPDIDLGKLESLQETLAMLQDVGLV; from the coding sequence ATGCGACGCCCTCTGGCTGGCCGGATCACCGCGCTCCTCGCGGCCGGCCTGCTGCTCCCCGCCCTCGCCTCCTGCGGCTCCGACGACGACAAGGGCGGGTCGGCGAAGAGCGGCGACTCCACGCTCGTGATCTACTCCGGCCGCAACGAGAAACTGGTCGAGCCGATCCTCGACAAGTTGGAGAAGGCCGTCGGCACGAAGGTGGAGGTGCGCTACGGCGACAGCGCCGAACTGGCCGCGCAGATCCTGGAGGAGGGCGACCGCACCAAGGCCGGGCTGTTCTTCTCGCAGGACGCCGGGGCACTCGGCGCGCTCTCCAAGGAGGGGGTGCTGGAGCAGTTGCCCCCGTCCACGCTCGACGAGGTCGACGAGGCGTACCGCGGCGGTGACGGCGACTGGGTGGGCCTGTCCGGGCGGGTCCGCGTCATCGCCTACAACCCCGACCAGGTCGACGAGGACGAAGTCCCGGACAGTGTCCACGACGTGGTGAAGCCCGAGTGGAAGGACAAGGTCGGCTTCGCCCCCACCAACGCCTCCTTCCAGGCGTTCGTCACCGGCATGCGCGCCCTGGAGGGCGACGACGCGACCCGTCGGTGGCTGGAGGACCTGAAGGCCAACGGCGCCAAGACGTACGCCCACAACCTGGCCACCCTCGACGCGATCGAGGCCGGCGAGGTCTCCCTCGGCCTGGTCAACCACTACTACTGGTACGAGCGGGTCGCGGAGAAGGGCGAGGACAAGGTCAACGCCAAGCTCCACTTCCTGCCCGGCAAGGACCCCGGAGCGCTCATCAACGTCGCCGGCGTCGGCATCCTGAAGGACGGCGGCCAGAGCGAGGCCGCCCAGAAGGCCGTGGACTTCCTGCTGTCCAAGGAGGCGCAGACCTACTTCGCGGACACGACGAAGGAGTACCCGCTGGCCGCAGGCGTCACCAGCACCGTGGAGGGCCTGCCCCCGTTCGACTCCCTGCAGTCCCCCGACATCGACCTCGGCAAGCTGGAGTCCCTCCAGGAGACCCTGGCCATGCTCCAGGACGTCGGACTGGTCTGA
- a CDS encoding ABC transporter permease, with amino-acid sequence MSATGSTPVLTKPAGTAAGPGGPGGGRLRRATDGLGAPLRGLAGLAGLVVLLEVLPHTGAVSADYLPPASEMGRALWQLLGEDTFWTALGDTLTGWGLGLVIAVVAGVVAGVVIGSVPVLRAVTASTIEFLRPIPSVALIPVAVLLYGTDLESKLLLVVYASFWQVLVQVLAGTQDVDPVAEDTARSYRMGDWGRVRYVLWPTALPYVMTGVRLAATVALVLTITAELVIGSPGLGKELAVAQTSGAVPRVYALVLVTGILGVAVNLVARAVERRALHWHPSMRGEGRR; translated from the coding sequence ATGAGCGCGACCGGGAGCACGCCTGTACTGACGAAGCCCGCCGGGACCGCCGCCGGTCCCGGCGGGCCGGGCGGCGGCCGGCTCCGGCGGGCGACGGACGGCCTGGGCGCCCCGCTGCGGGGACTGGCGGGGCTGGCCGGGCTGGTGGTGCTGCTGGAGGTGCTGCCGCACACCGGTGCCGTCTCCGCCGACTATCTGCCGCCCGCCTCCGAGATGGGCCGGGCCCTGTGGCAGCTGCTCGGTGAGGACACCTTCTGGACCGCGCTCGGCGACACCCTCACCGGCTGGGGTCTGGGGCTGGTCATCGCCGTGGTGGCCGGGGTGGTGGCCGGCGTGGTGATCGGGTCGGTGCCCGTGCTGCGGGCGGTGACCGCCTCCACCATCGAGTTCCTGCGCCCCATCCCGTCGGTGGCCCTGATCCCGGTGGCGGTGCTGCTGTACGGCACCGACCTGGAGTCGAAGCTGCTGCTGGTCGTGTACGCCTCCTTCTGGCAGGTGCTCGTCCAGGTGCTGGCCGGCACCCAGGACGTCGACCCGGTCGCCGAGGACACCGCCCGCAGCTACCGGATGGGCGACTGGGGACGGGTGCGGTACGTCCTGTGGCCCACCGCACTGCCGTACGTGATGACCGGGGTGCGGCTGGCCGCGACCGTGGCACTGGTCCTGACGATCACCGCCGAACTCGTGATCGGCTCGCCGGGCCTGGGCAAGGAGCTGGCGGTCGCACAGACGTCCGGCGCCGTGCCGAGGGTCTACGCCCTGGTCCTGGTCACCGGGATCCTGGGAGTCGCGGTCAACCTGGTGGCCCGAGCGGTCGAGCGGCGGGCACTGCACTGGCACCCATCGATGCGCGGGGAGGGGCGGCGATGA